The Capsicum annuum cultivar Jeju mitochondrion, complete genome genome has a window encoding:
- the orf108a gene encoding hypothetical protein, with the protein MPREPELLFSFPYPYITVSTLKAIAFQVERLFKSVLSRLLVSKCLGPCLSFPTISAECFVPLLLGELLRSSLSLSILKHFRLELYSFELATLLDLSFQTHSLSLLKQS; encoded by the coding sequence ATGCCTCGAGAGCCTGAGCTACTATTTTCTTTTCCTTACCCATATATCACAGTTAGTACCCTCAAAGCCATTGCCTTTCAAGTAGAGCGTCTTTTCAAGTCAGTCTTGTCCCGCCTGCTCGTTAGCAAGTGCCTCGGGCCCTGCCTCTCTTTTCCAACAATCTCAGCCGAGTGCTTCGTTCCTCTCCTTTTAGGCGAGCTACTTCGTTCCAGCCTTTCTCTTTCTATTTTGAAACACTTTCGGCTTGAACTCTATTCGTTTGAGCTCGCAACCCTTCTCGACCTGTCTTTTCAGACTCATTCCCTTTCTCTTTTGAAACAATCTTAG
- the orf102a gene encoding hypothetical protein has translation MEHLRQDEIEDLSLSPPAVGSMQIAGSNGFGHNIEFMSQAYLRNRSSEIDIEVEDDTSIADKDQPLPIFRKVIFSLTNLSFLRNVSKNQIVDICFRVLASAI, from the coding sequence ATGGAGCATCTTAGACAAGATGAAATTGAGGATTTGTCATTGTCCCCTCCAGCTGTTGGCTCCATGCAGATTGCTGGAAGCAATGGCTTTGGCCATAACATAGAGTTCATGTCTCAAGCTTACCTCAGAAACAGAAGCTCTGAAATTGATATAGAGGTAGAGGATGATACATCAATTGCTGATAAAGATCAACCCCTCCCCATATTTCGAAAGGTAATTTTTTCTCTAACCAATCTTTCATTTCTCAGAAATGTTTCAAAGAATCAAATTGTTGATATATGTTTCAGAGTTTTGGCTTCTGCCATTTAA
- the orf112a gene encoding hypothetical protein, with protein MQFADVEYKVKISQASSNNPVKAVVSKVASQFEHDNYKQILKVRRRKGEILALMGPSGSGKTTLLKILGGRLQENVRGTVTYNDIPYNTAINRRYITYPSIILFPSLFLLRI; from the coding sequence ATGCAGTTCGCGGATGTTGAGTACAAGGTGAAGATTAGCCAAGCTTCCTCCAACAATCCTGTCAAGGCAGTTGTATCAAAGGTAGCTTCCCAGTTTGAGCATGACAATTACAAGCAGATACTCAAGGTTCGAAGAAGGAAGGGTGAAATTCTTGCCTTAATGGGGCCTTCTGGCAGTGGGAAAACAACCCTGTTAAAGATATTGGGAGGAAGATTGCAAGAAAATGTCAGAGGAACTGTCACATACAATGACATCCCATATAATACAGCTATCAATAGGAGGTATATTACCTATCCATCAATAATTCTTTTTCCTTCTCTCTTTCTATTGCGAATCTAA